A single genomic interval of Drosophila virilis strain 15010-1051.87 chromosome 2, Dvir_AGI_RSII-ME, whole genome shotgun sequence harbors:
- the dco gene encoding discs overgrown protein kinase: MELRVGNKYRLGRKIGSGSFGDIYLGTTINTGEEVAIKLECIRTKHPQLHIESKFYKTMQGGIGIPRIIWCGSEGDYNVMVMELLGPSLEDLFNFCSRRFSLKTVLLLADQMISRIDYIHSRDFIHRDIKPDNFLMGLGKKGNLVYIIDFGLAKKFRDARSLKHIAYRENKNLTGTARYASINTHLGIEQSRRDDLESLGYVLMYFNLGALPWQGLKAANKRQKYERISEKKLSTSIVVLCKGFPSEFVNYLNFCRQMHFDQRPDYCHLRKLFRNLFHRLGFTYDYVFDWNLLKFGGPRNPQAIQQAQDGTDGQGQGQDAAAAAVAAAAAANHQQQQHKVNTAMATAGGSTQQMLSSNSAAGQTLAMLGGGGIVGAGGGGGGGNGGAGAQLIGNGGLNMDDSMAATNSSRQPYDTPERRPSIRMRQGGGLQAGGVVGDLINNCKSAAKRRKYALLLASAPSARYRYS, translated from the exons ATGGAACTGCGCGTTGGGAACAAATATCGGCTGGGCCGCAAAATTGGCTCCGGCTCGTTCGGCGACATCTATTTGGGCACAACAATCAATACGGGCGAGGAGGTGGCCATCAAATTGGAATGCATACGCACCAAACATCCACAGCTGCACATCGAATCGAAATTTTATAAGACAATGCAGGGCGGCATTGGTATACCCCGGATTATTTGGTGCGGCAGCGAGGGTGATTACAATGTGATGGTGATGGAGCTGCTTGGACCATCGCTGGAGGATCTGTTCAATTTTTGTTCGCGCCGCTTCTCATTGAAAaccgtgctgctgctggcggatCAAATGATATCGCGCATCGATTATATACACTCGCGCGATTTCATACATCGCGACATCAAGCCGGACAACTTTCTGATGGGTCTCGGCAAGAAGGGCAATCTGGTGTACATAATTGATTTTGGTTTGGCCAAAAAGTTCCGGGACGCACGCTCCTTAAAGCACATAGCATATCGGGAAAACAAAAATCTGACAGGCACCGCACGCTACGCCTCGATCAATACACATCTGGGCATTGAGCAGTCGCGACGTGACGATCTGGAATCGCTTGGGTATGTGCTCATGTACTTCAACTTGGGCGCCTTGCCCTGGCAGGGACTGAAGGCGGCCAATAAGCGACAGAAATACGAGCGCATATCCGAAAAGAAACTATCCACATCGATTGTTGTTCTCTGCAAGGGCTTCCCCAGCGAATTTGTCAATTATCTGAATTTCTGCCGACAGATGCACTTTGACCAGCGTCCCGATTACTGCCATTTGCGTAAATTGTTCCGCAATCTATTCCATCGCCTTGGCTTCACCTATGACTATGTGTTCGACTGGAATTTGCTCAAGTTTGGCGGACCGCGCAATCCGCAGGCCATCCAGCAGGCGCAGGATGGCACCGATGGCCAAGGCCAGGGCCAGGAtgccgcagcggcagcagtggccgccgccgccgccgccaaccatcagcagcaacagcacaagGTTAACACAGCAATGGCCACTGCCGGTGGCAGCACACAACAGATGTTGAGCAGCAATTCGGCTGCTGGACAAACGCTTGCCATgctcggcggcggcggcattgtcggcgccggcggcggcggcggcggtggcaatGGCGGTGCTGGTGCGCAGCTAATTGGCAACGGTGGACTCAATATGGATGACTCAATGGCCGCCACAAATTCATCGCGACAGCCCTACGATACGCCCGAGCGACGTCCATCGATACGGATGCGCCAGGGTGGCGGCCTGCAGGCTGGCGGTGTTGTGGGTGAT TTGATAAACAATTGCAAGTCGGCCGCAAAAAGGCGAAAGTATGCACTACTTTTAGCATCAGCTCCATCTGCAAGATACCGTTATTCGTAA
- the Chchd3 gene encoding MICOS complex subunit MIC25, whose translation MGAKQSREPRSVSMENPTPAGVLDISDDVVKRLKQGITQQARENAAAAELSKPAPKPQEPAKKAPVKDASPPSTVLYQSATPIYVQGGGHTISAADVQRQMNQELVKNDELWRQRLTKLEENLKKTNTIMESEYANAVEGVHKRFVSTAAAHKTPLCQDLKAQLLACYRAHPGETLKCIEEVAQFKQCVDMHRIKKLDSEPEAPKASAAGKAAVPVAKAG comes from the exons ATGGGCGCAAAGCAGTCGCGTGAGCCACGTTCCGTTTCAATGGAAAATCCAACTCCTGCCGGCGTCCTCGACATATCCGACGATGTGGTGAAGCGTCTGAAGCAGGGTATCACACAGCAGG CTCGCGAAAATGCAGCCGCTGCGGAGCTGTCAAAGCCAGCGCCAAAACCACAGGAGCCGGCCAAAAAAGCGCCCGTCAAAGACGCCTCCCCGCCATCAACGGTTCTTTACCAGAGCGCCACGCCCATTTATGTGCAGGGCGGCGGTCACACAATCAGCGCCGCTGATGTGCAGCGGCAAATGAATCAGGAACTGGTGAAGAACGATGAGCTGTGGCGGCAGCGCTTGACAAAGCTGGAAGAGAATCTAAAGAAGACGAATACCATCATGGAATCGGAGTATGCGAATGCTGTGGAGGGTGTGCACAAGCGTTTCGTGAGCACCGCAGCGGCGCACAAAACGCCGCTATGCCAGGACCTAAAGGCACAGCTGCTTGCCTGCTATCGTGCCCATCCCGGCGAGACACTCAAGTGCATTGAAGAAGTAGCCCAGTTTAAGCAGTGCGTCGATATGCATCGCATCAAGAAACTGGATAGCGAACCCGAAGCGCCCAAGGCGTCAGCTGCCGGCAAGGCGGCCGTGCCGGTTGCCAAAGCTGGTTAA